The window ATAGGGCGACTGGAGAGAGTCGACCTGTTAAAGCTTGATGTTGAGGGCGCTGAGCTTGAAATTCTAGAAAATTCTAGGGGTATCCTTAATCCTAAAAGGGTAAAGAGGCTCATAGTGGAAGTGCATGAGAATATTGTTAAGCCAAGCGAGGTTTCCCAGATTTTGGAAGAGCTAGGCTATGAGGTTGTCGAATATGTTGCCGAAGATTTATTATTACAGATTTTCGTCTATGCGGCGGATACTTTGTTATAATATAAGCAGGATTTCAATCTTCTTTCTAGTCTATTACTTGCCGACCTTTATACTTTTCGAAAATTAGAATATTTTCTTTTTGCATTACATTATAAAGTCCATAGATTATTTTATCTATGTTTTTTACTAGTTTAAAACCGATTTTTTCACAATATTTTATCAGGAACTCTACTGTTTTAATCTCTTTCCCCCGGTACGTTGCATTTCCTACTACTACGACGCAATATTTTCCCGGTTTTAATACTCTATGCATTTCTTTCAGTGATTTTTTCATATCTTCATTATATAGTCTAATTCTTTCAGATCCTCTCCCTCTAACTCCTATGAAGTTTTTTCTGATTTTTTCCAGGTCATAGCCTAGTGCTTTTAAAGCGTGAGCGTCGTTTTTCACATAGTCTAGAGCTATGGAATAGGGCGGCGATGTAACAATACCATCCACGCTCTCGTCATCTAAAGGTAAATTTCTACAATCAGCTTTCTCAATTTTCACACTTCCCAATTTTAACTTTAACTCTTCTACCACGTTTCTATACAATTCTACAGATTTTATCATTTGCCTAAGATTTTTAACAAATGAATCGTAGATTTTTCTTCTCCTCCTAGCTGCATCGCTTACAGCAATAAGTTTAGCAATTAAATAAAAACTTCTAACTCTTTCATCTCCTATAGTTTCGAGGAAAGAATCGTAACCATGGATACTTGAAAAATTAGATGACATATTGCCCTGCAACGAACGCGAAAAAGCTTCGATTGCCTCGCTTTCTAACGATTTTATTTTATCAAGAACAAAAATAGAATCCACTTTAACTCTGGACTGAAAGACGCAAAGAGGGGAAATATCTACGCCTACGCAGTTAATCCCTAAAAGCTGAGCTTCAACTGCAGTAGTTCCACTTCCAATAAAAGGATCTAAGACTGTATCTCCAGGCTCTAATTTGATAATGTTGATAAGCGCTCTAATCATTTGAGGATGGAACTTTCCCTTGTAGGGGTATATCCAATGGGTTAGGTATTGATTTACTGATCTTGTAACGTTCTTTTTGACAATCCTGGAATAATCTGTTATTTTTCCATTAATCTTTTTAAAATATGCCAGCCTTCTCACGAGCTCATCCTCATTTTTCACGGTTAAAAGCTCAAACTCTCTTAAACTATTTGTAACCTTAAACGAGGCCCCTAGAGCTTCCAACTCGAGCTTTGCAAGTGCAAGCTCATAAATAAACTGTACATTATCGAAAAGCTCAGCTTTTAATGCCCCTATTTTCGACATTTTAATCCTAAATAAAGATTCAGCTTTGTATTTAATTTGATTTAGCTTTATGTTTATTAGGAGAAGATTTGTGAGAGATATTTCGGTGACGACGTGACGTTTTAACAGAATCCTTTTATCTAGAAATGTCTAAAGTGGTTTAGGAGCAAGCCAAATGGCGAGTATTCCTTCTTTAATTGCAGCCGACACTGTTTTAGGATCTTTAGTTTCCACAGTCGCTATTTCTTCTCCGTTTAATAATACAGTTACCTTAGACTGGTGAAGTATAAACTTGATTGTTTGAAGGTTTTTCTCACGCTGGTAATTGCTAAGCATAGCGTATCCTATTTCCCTGCCTAAATTTTTCGCGTCCAGCAATTTCTCTATTCTATTCCAAGCTTTCATTATGTAATCCAATTCTTTGGAATAGTGCTTGTCCAAAATATTTCACCTATGAATATTTGTTAAAGCATTAAATTCCTAATTCCAATATGGCTTAGAGATATAAAAAATGTGTGCTTATCCTAGAAAGCTAAGAACATTGAATATTTTAGGTTAATTTGGAAGCATTAGAAAAATTAATATCTTGGATTATTAAATGCTTTTACTATTGGAGGCTGAGGTGGCTTGATTCCACAGTTCTAATATTAA of the Thermoproteales archaeon genome contains:
- a CDS encoding FkbM family methyltransferase, whose translation is IGRLERVDLLKLDVEGAELEILENSRGILNPKRVKRLIVEVHENIVKPSEVSQILEELGYEVVEYVAEDLLLQIFVYAADTLL